The genome window GTCTTCTCCATCTCTAAATAGTCAAAGGCTATATCTGGCAGAACAGAATAATTGTTGAGCATACTTTTATAACCCTTCATAAGATAGGCATAAATATCTGGTGCGTTCTTTTCAAATTCTTCAACAATTGTGCTTACCTTAAAGGCTGTCGCATATAACATCGCCCACGCATGCGTTATCACCATCTTCCTTTGCGAGCAAACCGTATAAACCTTCAAAAGAACCTACATCACTCCAAAGCACATCCATGGGCACCAGCGCACCCCTTTTGGTCTTCTCCATCTCTAAATAGTCAAAGGCTATATCTGGCAGAACAGAATAATTGTTGAGCATACTTTTATAACCCTTCATAAGATAGGCATAAATATCTGGTGCGTTCTTTTCAAATTCTTCAACAATTGTGCTTACCTTGAAGAC of bacterium contains these proteins:
- a CDS encoding mannose-1-phosphate guanylyltransferase/mannose-6-phosphate isomerase; translated protein: SGNFVFKVSTIVEEFEKNAPDIYAYLMKGYKSMLNNYSVLPDIAFDYLEMEKTKRGALVPMDVLWSDVGSFEGLYGLLAKEDGDNACVGDVICDSL